The following proteins are co-located in the Paralichthys olivaceus isolate ysfri-2021 chromosome 2, ASM2471397v2, whole genome shotgun sequence genome:
- the uqcrc1 gene encoding cytochrome b-c1 complex subunit 1, mitochondrial: MASSLCQVGSTVGRALAKARSPILLSLRRGQASVSYAQSLVGAPETHLTALDNGLRIASEETGHATCTVGLWISTGSRYENEKNNGASFFLEHMAFKGTKNYPQTALEQQVESMGGHLSAYTSREHTAYYMKTLSKDLPKAVELLSEVVQGCSLNEAEIEQQRSVVLRELEEVEGNVQEVCLDMLHATAFQGTPLGHTVLGPSDNARTLTRQDLVSYINSHYKAPRMVLAAAGGVNHDELVSLAKSHFSGVSFEYEDDAIPVLSPCRFTGSEIRVRDDALPLAHVAIAVEGASAASPDIVPLMVANSVIGSYDLTYGGGKHLSSRLARLAVEDKICHSFQAFHSSYSDTGLLGIHFVTDRHNIEDMMHWSQNAWMNLCTTVTESDVARGKNALKASLVGQLNGTTPICDDIGRHILNYGRRIPLAEWDARIDAVTPMMVREICSKYLYDKCPAVAAVGPVEQLPDYNRMRSAMYWLRF, from the exons ATGGCGTCGTCCCTGTGCCAAGTCGGCAGCACCGTGGGTCGAGCCCTCGCCAAGGCGCGCAGT CCCATATTGCTGTCTCTCAGGCGTGGCCAGGCCTCGGTCAGCTACGCTCAGAGCCTGGTGGGAGCCCCTGAAACCCACCTCACTGCTCTCGACAATGGTTTGAGGATCGCGTCTGAGGAGACTGGACATGCCACATGCACT GTTGGTCTATGGATCAGCACTGGCAGTCGCTATGAGAACGAGAAGAACAATGGAGCAAGCTTCTTTCTGGAGCACATGGCTTTCAAG GGAACAAAGAACTACCCTCAGACAGCCCTGGAGCAGCAGGTGGAGTCAATGGGTGGTCACCTGAGTGCATACACATCTCGGGAGCACACTGCATACTACATGAAGACCCTGTCCAAAGACCTGCCCAAAG CTGTGGAGTTGTTGTCAGAGGTGGTGCAGGGCTGCTCGCTGAATGAGGCAGAGatagagcagcagaggagcgtGGTGCTGCGTGAGCTTGAGGAAGTTGAGGGCAATGTGCAGGAAGTCTGTCTGGACATGCTTCATGCCACAGCCTTCCAGGGCACTCCTCTGGGACACACCGTGCTGGGACCTTCAGACAATGCCAG GACTCTGACCCGCCAGGACCTAGTGAGTTACATCAACAGTCACTACAAGGCTCCTCGCATGGtgctggctgctgctggag GTGTGAACCATGATGAGCTGGTCAGTTTGGCTAAGTCTCACTTCAGCGGAGTGTCCTTTGAGTATGAGGATGACGCCATCCCTGTGTTGTCGCCCTGCAGATTTACAGGCAGTGAG ATCCGTGTGCGTGACGATGCTCTGCCTCTGGCACATGTTGCCATCGCTGTGGAGGGAGCCAGTGCTGCCAGCCCAGACATCGTGCCTCTCATGGTGGCCAACTCTGTCATCGGCAGCTATGACCTCACCTATGGTGGTGGAAAG CATCTGAGCAGCCGTCTGGCTCGCCTGGCAGTGGAGGATAAGATCTGTCACAGCTTCCAGGCCTTTCACTCCTCCTACAGCGACACCGGCCTGCTGGGCATTCACTTTGTCACTGATAGACACAACATCGAGGACATGATGCACTGGTCCCAGAACGCCTG GATGAACCTGTGCACCACGGTGACAGAAAGTGATGTAGCCAGAGGCAAGAACGCTCTGAAGGCCAGCCTGGTTGGACAGCTCAATG GAACAACACCAATTTGTGATGACATTGGCAGACACATCCTGAACTACGGCCGGCGTATTCCTCTGGCTGAGTGGGACGCTCGTATTGAT GCCGTGACCCCCATGATGGTTCGTGAAATCTGCTCTAAATACCTGTACGACAAGTGTCCTGCTGTGGCAGCTGTCG GCCCTGTCGAGCAGCTACCTGACTACAACAGAATGCGCAGTGCCATGTACTGGCTCAGGTTTTAA
- the LOC109629108 gene encoding urocortin-3-like — MRSVRVCLCLALLLPWCVQSQSPSKLDEDTQRDVLAVDILNRSGVLKSLLRSEHHMVLRRARAPRPASQVPKRAQQGSRFALSLDVPTSILSVLIDLAKNQDMRTKAAANAELMARIGKRK, encoded by the coding sequence ATGAggagcgtgcgtgtgtgtctgtgcctggCACTGCTGCTGCCGTGGTGCGTCCAGAGTCAGAGTCCCTCCAAACTGGATGAAGACACGCAGAGGGACGTGCTGGCCGTCGACATCCTCAACCGCAGCGGGGTGCTGAAGTCGCTGCTGCGGTCAGAGCATCACATGGTGCTGAGGCGAGCACGAGCCCCGCGCCCGGCCTCCCAGGTGCCCAAGAGAGCCCAGCAGGGGTCCCGCTTCGCCCTGTCTCTCGACGTCCCCACCAGCATCCTCAGCGTCCTCATAGACCTGGCCAAGAACCAGGACATGAGGACCAAGGCTGCGGCCAATGCAGAACTCATGGCACGAATAGGCAAGAGGAAATGA
- the cidec gene encoding cell death activator CIDE-3 isoform X1, with protein sequence MWWTHFTTETKEKLRCTQMDYAMKSLSLLTPSSLSKCVTASMSASASMTQQLLSGRAPRTKPFRVTNADRSVKKGIMADTLQDLMNKASDSLSVPCVGALVLGEDGTGVDTEEFFQTLPDNTVLVLLEEGQKWSQHPNSPSRDQLCEERPPHRTDVAKLTLDLYKNNPSDFIGCLNMKATLYGAYSVSYDLRCYAAKNMLKEALRWTIFSMQATGHILLGSSCYIEQLLEEEEQAEKSLALPQESRIRQLQSMLLGKISY encoded by the exons ATGTGGTGGACACATTTCACTACAGAGACAAAGGAAAA GTTGAGGTGCACTCAGATGGATTATGCTATGAAGTCTCTCAGCCTTTTGactccatcctccctctccaA gtgtgtgACTGCCAGTATGTCCGCCAGCGCCTCCATGACCCAGCAGCTCCTGTCAGGTCGAGCTCCTCGAACGAAACCCTTCAGAGTCACGAATGCTGACCGGAGCGTGAAGAAGGGAATCATGGCCGACACGCTACAAGACCTGATGAAcaag GCCAGCGACTCGTTGAGCGTCCCGTGTGTCGGTGCGTTGGTTCTGGGTGAAGACGGCACGGGTGTGGACACAGAGGAGTTCTTCCAGACGCTGCCTGACAACACGGTCCTCGTGCTGCTGGAAGAAGGACAGAAGTGGAGCCAACATCCA aacagcccctccagagatCAGCTCTGTGAGGAGAGGCCGCCGCACCGGACAGATGTGGCCAAGCTGACCCTCGACCTCTACAAGAACAACCCCAGTGATTTCATTGGCTGCCTGAACATGAAGGCGACACTGTACGGGGCTTATTCCGTGTCCTATGACCTGCGCTGTTATGCTGCCAAAAATATGTTGAA GGAGGCTCTGCGATGGACCATCTTCTCCATGCAGGCCACAGGCCACATCCTGCTGGGCTCGTCCTGCTACATcgagcagctgctggaggaggaggagcaggcagagaagagcCTGGCGCTGCCACAGGAGAGCAGGATCAGGCAGCTGCAGAGCATGCTGCTGGGAAAGATCTCCTACTGA
- the cidec gene encoding cell death activator CIDE-3 isoform X2, translated as MDYAMKSLSLLTPSSLSKCVTASMSASASMTQQLLSGRAPRTKPFRVTNADRSVKKGIMADTLQDLMNKASDSLSVPCVGALVLGEDGTGVDTEEFFQTLPDNTVLVLLEEGQKWSQHPNSPSRDQLCEERPPHRTDVAKLTLDLYKNNPSDFIGCLNMKATLYGAYSVSYDLRCYAAKNMLKEALRWTIFSMQATGHILLGSSCYIEQLLEEEEQAEKSLALPQESRIRQLQSMLLGKISY; from the exons ATGGATTATGCTATGAAGTCTCTCAGCCTTTTGactccatcctccctctccaA gtgtgtgACTGCCAGTATGTCCGCCAGCGCCTCCATGACCCAGCAGCTCCTGTCAGGTCGAGCTCCTCGAACGAAACCCTTCAGAGTCACGAATGCTGACCGGAGCGTGAAGAAGGGAATCATGGCCGACACGCTACAAGACCTGATGAAcaag GCCAGCGACTCGTTGAGCGTCCCGTGTGTCGGTGCGTTGGTTCTGGGTGAAGACGGCACGGGTGTGGACACAGAGGAGTTCTTCCAGACGCTGCCTGACAACACGGTCCTCGTGCTGCTGGAAGAAGGACAGAAGTGGAGCCAACATCCA aacagcccctccagagatCAGCTCTGTGAGGAGAGGCCGCCGCACCGGACAGATGTGGCCAAGCTGACCCTCGACCTCTACAAGAACAACCCCAGTGATTTCATTGGCTGCCTGAACATGAAGGCGACACTGTACGGGGCTTATTCCGTGTCCTATGACCTGCGCTGTTATGCTGCCAAAAATATGTTGAA GGAGGCTCTGCGATGGACCATCTTCTCCATGCAGGCCACAGGCCACATCCTGCTGGGCTCGTCCTGCTACATcgagcagctgctggaggaggaggagcaggcagagaagagcCTGGCGCTGCCACAGGAGAGCAGGATCAGGCAGCTGCAGAGCATGCTGCTGGGAAAGATCTCCTACTGA